A window of the Dyadobacter pollutisoli genome harbors these coding sequences:
- a CDS encoding efflux RND transporter permease subunit, giving the protein MIAKLIDRPVLATVISVILVILGLLGLKSLPLQQFPDIAPPAVRVNAVYPGANAETVLRSVAPAIEESINGVEGMTYMSSTASNDGSLAITVYFKLGTDPDQAAVNVQNRVAQATSKLPAEVIQQGINTAKQQNSLIMVLNLYSENSKSYDQTFLANYAQINLIPAIKRIPGVGQTFILGSNQDYSMRVWLNPTQMATYNLTPGDVNAAIQDKSLESAPGKFGENSEESFEYVIKYKGKLNKPEEYENIAIRANADGSVLRLKDVARIEFGSYSYGSKSRVKGRTALPIGIFQLPGSNSSEIQMAVKAFLEKSSMDFPKDVRYMVIYNTKDSLDQSISQVQHTLLEAFVLVFIVVFLFLQDFRSTLIPAIAVPVAILGTFFFMSFFGFTINLLTLFALILAIGIVVDDAIVVVEAVHAKMQNEHLPPKEATVSAMSEITGAIISITLVMAAVFLPVGFLEGSTGVFYRQFAFTLAIAIVISAVNALTLSPALAALFLKSNHQQAGATDKKLTFKDKFFAGFNSGFDKLIFKYTGSLDYLIRYKWASMGGLLLVVALAVWMVNRTPSGFIPAEDQGFIAISLSMPAGASLDRTDKVMAEAEKLLASVGATKEVLVVGGFNFLTLSISPSAGISFVLLKPTDERGEVKDINAIVDTVRQKLSAIKGADFFVFTFPTVPGFSNVDGLDLVLQDKTGGRLDKFSGISSSFIGELMKQPEIGVAFTTFRADYPQFEMEIDNMKAEQLSVGTKDILATMQGYFGSAQASDFNRFGKYYRVMVQADKKDRAELASMDGILVKNKLGDMVLLTTLVKFKRVYGSETASRYNLFNSISITAIPKPGQSSGDAIKAIRKVASEQLPAGYSFEFSGQTREEIASGGQSAVIFGLSLLFIYFLLSAQYESYILPLAVILSIPTGILGVFLAIGLAGIENNIYVQVALIMLIGLLAKNAILIVEFAVQRRHAGLSLKTSAIEAARLRIRPIVMTSIAFVAGLIPMMSATGPSAQGNHSISIGAAGGMISGVILGLLIIPVQFVVFQALQEKLSGKPVAVIDASAGQFVLTAV; this is encoded by the coding sequence ATGATCGCGAAATTGATAGACCGGCCCGTACTTGCTACCGTCATTTCGGTGATCCTGGTCATTCTTGGGTTACTCGGACTTAAAAGCCTGCCCCTTCAGCAGTTTCCCGATATTGCGCCGCCCGCAGTTCGGGTTAACGCGGTTTACCCCGGTGCCAATGCGGAAACGGTGCTGAGATCCGTTGCCCCTGCGATTGAAGAATCCATCAATGGTGTTGAGGGGATGACCTACATGAGCTCGACAGCCAGCAATGACGGCTCGCTTGCGATTACGGTTTATTTCAAACTGGGAACAGACCCTGACCAGGCGGCGGTGAATGTGCAGAACCGGGTTGCGCAGGCGACCAGCAAATTGCCCGCAGAGGTGATTCAGCAGGGTATTAACACGGCCAAGCAGCAAAACAGCCTGATCATGGTGCTCAACCTGTACTCCGAAAACAGTAAATCATACGATCAGACATTCCTGGCCAACTATGCGCAGATCAACCTGATACCGGCCATCAAACGGATACCCGGCGTCGGACAAACATTTATACTCGGTTCCAATCAGGATTATTCCATGCGGGTCTGGCTGAATCCGACTCAGATGGCCACCTATAATCTGACGCCAGGCGATGTCAATGCCGCTATCCAGGATAAAAGCCTGGAATCGGCGCCGGGCAAGTTTGGCGAAAATAGCGAGGAGTCTTTCGAGTATGTGATCAAATACAAAGGCAAGCTGAATAAGCCGGAAGAATATGAAAACATTGCGATACGCGCCAATGCCGACGGCTCCGTGCTTCGACTGAAAGATGTCGCCAGAATAGAATTCGGCTCGTACTCGTATGGAAGCAAATCACGCGTGAAAGGCCGCACAGCGCTCCCGATCGGCATATTTCAGCTGCCGGGTTCCAATTCCAGCGAGATCCAGATGGCGGTCAAAGCCTTTCTTGAAAAGTCTTCCATGGATTTTCCCAAAGACGTCAGGTACATGGTCATTTATAACACCAAGGATTCTCTGGACCAATCCATTTCACAAGTGCAACATACCCTGCTCGAAGCATTTGTACTCGTCTTCATTGTTGTTTTCCTTTTCCTTCAGGATTTTCGGTCCACACTCATACCTGCCATTGCAGTGCCCGTCGCGATTCTGGGGACATTCTTTTTCATGTCCTTTTTTGGGTTTACGATCAATCTGCTCACATTATTTGCATTGATCCTCGCCATTGGTATTGTAGTCGATGATGCGATTGTGGTCGTGGAAGCCGTGCATGCCAAAATGCAGAATGAACACCTGCCACCCAAAGAAGCAACGGTATCTGCCATGAGCGAGATTACGGGCGCGATTATCTCCATAACACTCGTGATGGCAGCCGTCTTTTTGCCGGTTGGGTTTCTGGAAGGTTCCACAGGCGTTTTTTACCGGCAATTTGCATTTACGCTTGCGATCGCCATCGTCATTTCTGCTGTGAATGCCTTAACGCTCAGCCCCGCATTGGCAGCTCTTTTTCTGAAATCCAATCATCAGCAAGCAGGCGCGACAGATAAAAAATTGACTTTTAAGGACAAATTTTTTGCCGGATTTAACTCCGGTTTTGACAAACTGATTTTTAAATATACCGGCAGCCTGGACTACCTGATCCGGTACAAGTGGGCAAGTATGGGCGGACTTTTGCTGGTGGTTGCATTGGCGGTCTGGATGGTTAACCGAACACCCTCTGGTTTTATTCCCGCAGAGGATCAGGGCTTTATCGCGATATCGCTCTCCATGCCAGCCGGTGCTTCATTGGACAGGACCGATAAAGTAATGGCGGAAGCCGAAAAATTACTGGCATCTGTCGGGGCAACAAAAGAGGTACTGGTCGTAGGCGGATTCAATTTCCTGACATTATCCATCAGTCCTTCAGCGGGTATCTCTTTTGTACTTTTAAAACCAACCGATGAGCGCGGAGAGGTGAAAGATATCAATGCCATTGTCGATACTGTCCGTCAGAAATTATCTGCCATCAAAGGGGCAGATTTCTTTGTGTTCACCTTTCCAACAGTACCCGGTTTCAGCAATGTGGATGGTCTCGATCTTGTCCTGCAGGACAAAACGGGCGGCAGGCTCGACAAATTCAGCGGCATCAGCAGCAGCTTTATCGGCGAGCTTATGAAACAACCCGAAATCGGAGTAGCATTCACCACTTTCCGGGCCGACTACCCGCAGTTTGAAATGGAAATTGACAATATGAAAGCGGAACAATTGAGTGTCGGCACCAAAGATATCCTGGCTACGATGCAGGGTTATTTCGGCAGTGCACAGGCTTCGGATTTTAACCGCTTTGGCAAATATTACCGCGTAATGGTGCAGGCAGACAAAAAAGACCGGGCAGAACTCGCTTCCATGGATGGGATATTGGTCAAAAATAAGCTGGGCGATATGGTCCTGCTCACTACATTGGTCAAGTTTAAAAGGGTTTACGGCTCAGAAACTGCTTCGAGGTATAACTTATTCAATTCCATCAGCATAACGGCCATTCCAAAGCCGGGGCAAAGCTCAGGTGACGCCATTAAAGCCATTCGGAAAGTAGCGTCTGAGCAGCTTCCGGCGGGTTACTCCTTCGAATTTTCAGGACAAACCAGGGAAGAAATTGCTTCCGGAGGCCAGTCTGCCGTCATTTTTGGTTTGAGCCTGCTGTTTATATACTTCCTGCTTTCTGCTCAATACGAAAGTTACATTCTTCCTCTGGCTGTAATCCTTTCCATCCCGACCGGTATCCTCGGTGTATTTTTAGCGATTGGGCTGGCTGGGATTGAAAACAACATTTATGTGCAGGTGGCGCTGATCATGCTGATTGGTTTATTGGCCAAAAACGCTATCCTGATTGTAGAATTTGCCGTCCAGCGGCGGCATGCGGGTTTGTCTTTAAAAACTTCCGCTATTGAAGCCGCCAGGCTACGCATCAGGCCCATTGTGATGACCTCCATTGCATTTGTTGCAGGACTGATTCCGATGATGTCGGCAACCGGTCCCTCCGCCCAGGGCAATCATTCGATCAGCATTGGAGCTGCGGGCGGGATGATATCCGGGGTGATTCTGGGGCTTTTGATCATCCCGGTACAGTTTGTCGTTTTTCAGGCTTTGCAGGAAAAACTTTCCGGAAAGCCGGTAGCTGTCATTGATGCATCTGCGGGTCAATTTGTATTAACCGCTGTATAA
- a CDS encoding efflux transporter outer membrane subunit has protein sequence MKNITTLLILMMLAANGCKISRDTPKVTAAFPDHFRDQPDEDTSSIADLPWNAFFTDTTLQKLISFAIEKNYDMQIALKNIEAAQLIFAQVRSNYLPQAALQISSNSSRPSDNSLNGLSLDKFLGTGHIEDYTAAVNVSWEADIWGKIRNQQKAALAGYLQSKEARNAVQTYIVSSVTKGFYNLMMLDAQLAIARKNVALNDSTLEMIRLQFNAGQVSSLAVQQAQAQQQLAMQLIPQFEQAIHIQENALKILTGELPGRIDRYLTFDQLALPEKLSAGIPSGIVGRRPDVKSRELALVAASANIGIAKANMYPALRITASGGVNSFLASNWFNIPASLFGAVAGSVIQPVFQQKRLRTQYEVSQVEQERAVAEFRKSVLNAIGETSDALVRIEKLKEQENIALLRTQNLRQATTNARMLFQDGVANYLEVITAQGNVLQSELTLAGIKKDRFFAVTDLYVALGGGW, from the coding sequence ATGAAAAATATAACGACCCTCTTGATTCTGATGATGTTAGCCGCAAACGGTTGTAAAATTTCCAGGGATACCCCGAAAGTCACTGCGGCATTCCCCGATCATTTTCGCGACCAGCCTGATGAAGATACGAGCAGCATTGCGGACCTTCCATGGAACGCATTTTTTACCGATACGACCCTTCAGAAACTGATCAGTTTTGCAATTGAAAAGAATTACGATATGCAGATTGCATTAAAAAACATTGAAGCTGCCCAGTTGATCTTTGCACAGGTCCGGTCCAATTATCTCCCACAGGCTGCCTTGCAAATCAGCTCCAATAGCAGCCGGCCGTCGGACAATAGTTTGAATGGTTTAAGCCTTGATAAATTTCTGGGGACGGGCCACATTGAGGATTATACTGCCGCAGTTAACGTGTCCTGGGAGGCGGATATCTGGGGCAAGATCAGAAACCAGCAGAAGGCCGCACTGGCAGGTTATCTGCAAAGTAAGGAGGCCCGAAACGCGGTACAGACGTACATTGTATCTTCTGTCACCAAAGGATTTTATAACCTGATGATGCTGGATGCCCAGCTGGCGATTGCCCGAAAAAATGTTGCGCTAAACGACAGTACACTGGAAATGATCAGGCTGCAGTTCAATGCTGGCCAGGTGAGTTCTCTCGCGGTTCAGCAGGCGCAGGCACAGCAGCAGCTTGCCATGCAGCTCATCCCGCAGTTTGAGCAGGCTATCCATATCCAGGAAAACGCTTTGAAAATCCTCACAGGAGAATTGCCCGGGCGTATCGACCGGTATCTGACATTTGATCAACTGGCGCTTCCTGAAAAATTATCAGCTGGAATTCCATCCGGAATTGTCGGTCGGCGGCCGGATGTTAAAAGTCGCGAGCTCGCACTGGTTGCCGCCAGCGCCAACATCGGCATAGCCAAAGCAAATATGTACCCGGCGCTGAGAATTACGGCAAGCGGCGGCGTGAATTCCTTTTTGGCAAGTAACTGGTTCAACATACCGGCGTCATTGTTTGGTGCGGTTGCGGGCAGCGTGATCCAGCCTGTTTTTCAGCAAAAACGGCTCCGTACCCAATATGAAGTTTCGCAAGTGGAGCAGGAGAGGGCCGTGGCGGAATTTAGAAAGTCCGTTTTGAATGCCATTGGAGAAACTTCGGATGCATTGGTCAGAATAGAGAAATTGAAGGAGCAGGAAAATATAGCATTGCTCAGGACGCAAAACCTTCGGCAGGCCACCACAAATGCGAGGATGCTTTTTCAGGATGGTGTGGCCAATTATCTGGAGGTAATTACTGCCCAGGGCAATGTGCTTCAAAGTGAGCTTACATTGGCAGGTATTAAAAAAGACCGGTTTTTCGCCGTTACGGATTTGTATGTAGCGCTGGGTGGGGGTTGGTAG
- a CDS encoding cbb3-type cytochrome c oxidase subunit I, producing MSGLLVPKDERGLITHVAHHAALPFVARKKSAQVRPKIDPELARLILWYIGCATFWLVFGTTVGEYVGIKFVAPDVDEVSWLSFGRLRPVHTNAVFWGWASLAMLGLGHYVVPRVSNTQLFSTKLGWYALVLINVTVFSGTLCLMAGINNGGGEYREYIWPVMLPFAIGLVLTLYNFVKTIANRTTKEIYISNWYIVASIIFGITITVVAYLPFWQNGLGETIIQGYYMHQGVGMWFMLFTLGIVYYFLPQQLNKPIYSYSLGILAFWAQILFYTTIGTHHFVFSSIAWWLQTVAIVGSAGMIIPVVAGTTNFVMTFKGAWFKVPDSYTLPFFLTGIVFYFTGSLQGTAEAFRSTNLLWHFTDFTVAHSHLTMYGIICFFLWAGIYAVLPRLTGLEPPQITVGVHFWLALIGLLFYTIPLMYGSTLRGLMWMEGKPFIDSVIFMAPFWLWRAIGGSLMWLSHLFFAYNMYHMIVSSVVIDIRETAFEAIVQENND from the coding sequence TTGTCAGGTTTGCTGGTACCCAAAGATGAAAGAGGCCTCATCACCCATGTAGCCCATCATGCCGCTTTACCCTTTGTTGCCCGTAAAAAAAGCGCACAGGTACGTCCGAAAATTGACCCTGAATTAGCCAGGCTCATTCTCTGGTATATCGGATGTGCCACCTTCTGGCTCGTTTTCGGTACAACGGTGGGGGAATATGTGGGGATCAAATTCGTAGCGCCCGATGTGGACGAGGTGAGCTGGCTGAGTTTTGGCAGACTTCGCCCTGTACATACCAATGCGGTTTTCTGGGGCTGGGCATCGCTGGCAATGCTCGGACTTGGGCATTACGTTGTGCCAAGGGTCAGTAATACGCAGCTTTTTAGTACTAAGCTGGGCTGGTATGCGCTGGTTTTGATCAATGTAACCGTGTTTTCGGGTACGTTGTGTTTGATGGCAGGTATCAACAATGGTGGCGGAGAATACCGGGAATATATCTGGCCTGTGATGCTGCCTTTTGCAATTGGTCTGGTACTTACGTTGTACAATTTTGTTAAAACCATTGCAAACCGTACCACCAAAGAAATCTATATTTCCAACTGGTACATTGTCGCCTCCATCATTTTCGGGATTACGATTACGGTTGTCGCTTACTTACCATTTTGGCAAAATGGGCTGGGTGAGACTATCATTCAAGGCTACTATATGCACCAGGGAGTAGGCATGTGGTTTATGCTTTTTACATTGGGTATTGTGTACTATTTTCTGCCTCAGCAGCTTAATAAACCCATTTATTCGTACAGTTTGGGGATACTGGCTTTCTGGGCGCAGATTCTGTTTTATACGACCATTGGTACGCACCATTTTGTTTTTAGCTCCATAGCATGGTGGCTGCAAACAGTTGCTATTGTAGGCAGTGCAGGTATGATTATTCCGGTGGTGGCCGGGACGACCAACTTCGTGATGACTTTTAAAGGTGCCTGGTTCAAAGTACCGGATAGTTACACGCTGCCATTTTTCCTGACTGGCATCGTGTTCTATTTCACGGGTTCATTGCAGGGTACGGCGGAAGCCTTCCGGTCGACCAACTTACTCTGGCATTTTACCGATTTCACTGTCGCACATTCGCACTTGACAATGTACGGGATCATCTGCTTTTTTCTCTGGGCCGGTATTTATGCCGTGCTACCGCGGCTGACGGGCCTTGAACCTCCGCAAATAACAGTAGGGGTGCATTTCTGGCTGGCGCTGATCGGACTGCTATTTTACACCATTCCGCTCATGTACGGGAGCACGTTGCGCGGGCTGATGTGGATGGAAGGAAAACCTTTTATCGACAGCGTTATTTTCATGGCGCCGTTCTGGTTATGGCGTGCGATCGGTGGCAGCCTGATGTGGCTTTCCCATTTGTTTTTTGCTTACAATATGTACCACATGATCGTCAGCAGTGTCGTTATCGACATTCGCGAGACAGCATTTGAAGCGATAGTCCAGGAAAATAACGATTGA
- a CDS encoding cbb3-type cytochrome c oxidase subunit II, producing the protein MDFFDNHTKLFGAAFLLFLVLTVFVALVPAINNEKNNAPLPGFQPLSDDAVKGKALFVANGCVACHTQQVRNVDMDKMWGQRPSVAPDYAANERTDLWRNTATLMGTERTGPDLTSIGTRQPSKEWNLVHLFNPRIVVKESIMPAYPWLFEVKKEPSQEDVIVTVPERYVKEGGILVAKKEALQLVAYLLSLKQTELPGGAPPNGMVSTFLYKKETKEGSEETSANPGPDGSALYATHCQACHQPTGEGLKGAFPALKGSEIVVNDNPELMLNIIINGYDAREEFGVMPAIGKNAELKPDEIAAIMNHERTSWGNNARKLSGQEVSKLMDAIKQLPNQ; encoded by the coding sequence ATGGATTTTTTTGATAACCATACTAAATTATTTGGTGCAGCCTTTTTGTTGTTTCTGGTTTTGACGGTGTTTGTTGCATTGGTCCCGGCCATTAATAATGAGAAAAACAATGCGCCGCTCCCCGGCTTTCAGCCATTAAGCGATGATGCTGTGAAAGGGAAGGCGCTTTTTGTGGCCAATGGCTGCGTAGCGTGTCATACCCAGCAGGTCAGAAATGTGGATATGGATAAGATGTGGGGGCAGCGTCCCAGTGTAGCTCCGGATTATGCCGCCAACGAAAGGACGGATCTGTGGCGCAACACGGCTACATTGATGGGAACGGAACGCACCGGGCCGGATCTTACGTCTATCGGCACCCGTCAGCCGAGCAAGGAATGGAATCTGGTACATTTATTCAATCCGCGCATTGTTGTAAAGGAATCCATTATGCCAGCCTATCCCTGGCTCTTTGAAGTAAAAAAAGAACCCTCCCAGGAAGACGTGATTGTGACCGTGCCCGAGAGATACGTAAAAGAGGGAGGCATATTGGTTGCAAAAAAAGAAGCATTGCAGCTTGTTGCCTATCTCCTATCACTGAAACAAACTGAATTGCCCGGTGGGGCGCCCCCGAATGGTATGGTATCAACATTTTTATACAAAAAAGAAACAAAAGAAGGCTCAGAAGAAACCAGTGCGAATCCCGGCCCGGACGGTTCTGCCTTATATGCAACACATTGCCAGGCTTGTCACCAACCAACCGGAGAAGGACTTAAAGGTGCGTTTCCTGCCCTGAAAGGCAGCGAAATTGTAGTGAATGACAATCCGGAGCTCATGCTGAACATTATCATCAATGGATACGATGCCCGGGAAGAGTTTGGGGTGATGCCTGCCATTGGAAAAAATGCAGAATTGAAGCCCGACGAAATTGCAGCCATCATGAACCACGAACGAACTTCCTGGGGCAACAATGCCAGGAAACTGAGCGGACAGGAAGTCAGCAAGCTCATGGATGCGATCAAACAACTGCCGAATCAATAA
- a CDS encoding cytochrome C translates to MEDKSTVIIFIDDDEKPVGEFASPVNFELDTRKMVDGKHVLKIVSKDPTGKEGVRMIPFEVRNGPAIAIEGIGENAVVDGVIPLMINAYRKGDQKKFLITGSESPQSIPALFWILLIGFAGWLVYYLITYLAVEE, encoded by the coding sequence ATGGAGGATAAAAGCACTGTTATCATTTTTATCGATGATGATGAAAAACCAGTAGGAGAGTTCGCTTCTCCCGTGAATTTTGAATTGGACACGCGTAAAATGGTTGATGGTAAGCATGTTCTGAAAATCGTCAGTAAAGATCCGACCGGGAAGGAAGGAGTCAGGATGATCCCTTTTGAAGTAAGAAACGGGCCGGCTATTGCCATAGAAGGAATTGGGGAAAATGCTGTTGTAGATGGCGTTATTCCGCTGATGATCAATGCATATAGAAAAGGGGACCAAAAGAAGTTTCTGATCACCGGCAGCGAATCGCCCCAAAGCATTCCCGCTTTGTTCTGGATCCTGCTCATTGGTTTTGCGGGCTGGTTGGTGTATTATTTGATTACTTATTTGGCGGTAGAGGAGTAG
- a CDS encoding sigma-54-dependent Fis family transcriptional regulator gives MNNLNKDSWAMLARFCIEIAKITNRAEFFTVVADGLKILGIDKHMLSVVNDNNVISGTNDLLGIPLMAGTRNIGILWTEPNIVDAELLQAVASQISIVLAYIIANEEIERQAAKIQNLEKELAEGSSSFNKEIETTGNHSKIIGTSPSMEKVRTLVSQVSKTQSTVLLLGETGTGKEIIARAIHQNSWRKDEAMVTVNCAALPENLIESELFGHEKGSYTGAAERRIGKWELAHNGTLFLDEIGDMPLNLQVKLLRALQEKEIERIGGRTPIKTDVRVIAATNKDLQKEVNQGNFRSDLFFRLNIFPITIPSLRERKQDIPALVLHFLEKYAKRSGRKISGISNKVIKKLSAYNWPGNVRELENLIERSVLLTSQPIINQLYLPVGEENMASVLESTRVKTIDEVDREHIMRVLKSCKGKVAGPGGAAEALRMPPTTLHSMIKRLGIKKRFSE, from the coding sequence GTGAATAATCTTAATAAGGACAGCTGGGCCATGCTCGCCAGATTTTGTATTGAAATTGCGAAAATTACCAACCGGGCCGAATTTTTCACGGTGGTCGCCGATGGACTGAAAATACTCGGCATCGACAAGCATATGCTTTCCGTGGTTAATGACAACAATGTCATATCCGGCACAAACGATCTATTGGGCATTCCGCTCATGGCTGGAACCAGGAATATCGGTATTTTGTGGACAGAGCCCAATATTGTTGATGCAGAACTCCTGCAAGCCGTAGCCTCACAAATCAGCATTGTACTCGCATATATTATTGCGAACGAAGAAATTGAAAGACAAGCCGCCAAGATTCAAAACCTGGAAAAAGAACTCGCTGAAGGCTCCTCCTCCTTCAATAAAGAGATAGAAACAACCGGCAATCATTCAAAGATCATTGGTACAAGTCCATCCATGGAAAAAGTGCGTACGCTGGTGTCCCAGGTCTCAAAAACACAAAGCACGGTGCTTCTGCTTGGAGAAACCGGTACGGGAAAAGAAATCATAGCCAGGGCAATCCATCAAAACTCATGGAGGAAGGACGAGGCGATGGTAACCGTAAACTGTGCCGCGCTTCCCGAGAATTTAATTGAAAGTGAACTGTTTGGACATGAAAAAGGGAGCTACACCGGTGCAGCCGAACGGCGGATCGGCAAATGGGAGCTCGCCCATAACGGTACTTTGTTCCTCGACGAAATAGGCGACATGCCCCTGAATTTGCAGGTGAAATTACTCAGGGCCTTACAGGAAAAAGAGATTGAAAGGATCGGTGGAAGAACTCCTATAAAAACAGATGTTCGTGTCATTGCAGCCACCAATAAAGATCTCCAGAAAGAAGTAAATCAGGGCAATTTTAGGAGCGACCTCTTTTTCAGGCTAAATATTTTCCCAATCACGATACCATCATTGAGGGAAAGGAAACAAGACATTCCCGCCCTGGTGCTCCATTTTTTAGAAAAATATGCAAAAAGAAGCGGGCGAAAAATCTCCGGGATTTCCAATAAAGTCATTAAAAAACTTTCAGCATATAATTGGCCTGGCAATGTGCGGGAGCTTGAAAACCTGATAGAACGAAGCGTGCTATTAACGTCCCAGCCAATCATCAACCAGCTGTATTTACCCGTAGGCGAGGAAAATATGGCCTCTGTTTTGGAAAGTACCCGGGTGAAAACAATAGATGAAGTGGACAGGGAGCATATCATGCGCGTTCTGAAATCCTGCAAAGGAAAAGTAGCCGGCCCAGGCGGCGCCGCAGAAGCATTAAGGATGCCCCCCACCACGCTGCATTCAATGATCAAAAGACTAGGAATAAAAAAGAGGTTCTCGGAATAA
- a CDS encoding sigma-54-dependent transcriptional regulator, protein MGLKVFIVEDQFIEANDLQLILESAGHFVCGIAKSVTTALEFLKTNKPDIVLLDIFLRGPQTGIDLALTLTTENIPFIFISANSDPSTFDAAKATRPDGFLIKPFRKLDILVALDIAIYRHQYATEHAHNQDKWLKNSSVVSGRSEARVEFKQIIGRSPKLLQALDLVSQVAPLDTSVLILGETGVGKEGIAKAIHQLSKRKNKPLIKVNCGAIPPSLIESELFGHEKGSFSGASDRRIGKFEQAQGGTIFLDEIGEMPLETQTKLLRVIQEKELERIGGRTTIKLDIRFITATNRNLYKEVAAGKFRIDLYYRINVFSITLAPLRERTEDIPGLVDFFLKKNAKLSDSQPKKISQEALKKLLTYSWPGNIRELENVIERHIIINSSGFISSIDLPEDETAGSQKLGDVSKIQSLAENEKQYILAALTKSNGKISGKGGAAEILNLPAATLVSKMKKLGISWNFVTG, encoded by the coding sequence ATGGGCTTAAAGGTATTTATAGTGGAAGATCAGTTCATCGAGGCCAATGACCTGCAACTGATTTTGGAAAGTGCCGGACATTTTGTTTGTGGCATCGCAAAATCCGTGACCACCGCCCTTGAATTCCTAAAAACAAACAAGCCCGATATCGTTTTGTTGGATATATTCCTGAGAGGACCTCAAACGGGTATTGACCTGGCACTCACGCTCACAACAGAAAACATCCCGTTCATTTTCATTTCTGCCAATTCCGACCCATCGACATTTGACGCTGCCAAAGCAACAAGGCCTGATGGCTTTCTTATCAAGCCATTCAGAAAACTGGATATTCTTGTGGCGCTGGATATTGCCATTTACCGGCATCAATATGCTACTGAGCATGCCCATAACCAGGATAAATGGCTGAAAAACAGCAGCGTTGTTTCGGGACGTAGTGAAGCCAGGGTAGAATTTAAACAGATCATCGGGCGTAGCCCCAAACTGCTGCAAGCCCTGGACCTGGTCAGTCAGGTAGCGCCATTGGATACCTCCGTACTGATTTTGGGAGAAACGGGAGTTGGCAAAGAGGGTATCGCCAAGGCAATTCATCAGCTCTCAAAAAGAAAAAATAAGCCGCTTATCAAAGTCAATTGCGGGGCGATTCCTCCCAGCCTGATTGAATCGGAATTATTTGGACATGAAAAAGGTTCGTTTTCCGGGGCTTCTGACAGACGGATTGGGAAGTTTGAACAGGCCCAGGGCGGGACGATTTTTTTGGATGAGATCGGTGAAATGCCTTTGGAAACACAAACGAAATTACTCCGCGTTATCCAGGAAAAGGAATTGGAACGGATTGGCGGCCGGACGACCATCAAGCTGGACATCCGGTTCATTACTGCAACCAACCGCAATCTGTACAAAGAAGTGGCAGCCGGAAAGTTTCGGATCGATCTGTATTACAGAATTAATGTCTTTTCGATCACACTTGCGCCTCTGCGCGAACGGACCGAAGATATTCCCGGTCTGGTCGACTTTTTTCTGAAAAAAAATGCTAAACTGTCTGATAGTCAGCCAAAAAAAATAAGTCAGGAGGCTCTTAAAAAACTGCTCACTTATTCCTGGCCGGGAAACATCAGGGAACTTGAAAATGTAATTGAGAGGCATATCATTATAAATTCATCGGGTTTTATCTCATCCATAGACCTTCCGGAAGACGAAACGGCAGGAAGTCAGAAATTGGGGGATGTTTCGAAAATCCAATCCCTTGCAGAGAATGAAAAACAATACATTCTGGCAGCGCTAACAAAAAGCAATGGGAAAATTTCCGGCAAAGGCGGGGCGGCGGAGATCCTGAACTTACCGGCTGCGACACTGGTTTCCAAGATGAAAAAGCTCGGAATCAGCTGGAATTTTGTTACGGGATAA